A region from the Variovorax sp. RKNM96 genome encodes:
- a CDS encoding indolepyruvate ferredoxin oxidoreductase subunit alpha, translated as MEVSFSKEVEMLRLGRGDTFHGEGILAITKGLLQSGVAYVGGYQGAPVSHLLDVMVQGKAYMDELGVHVEACSNEASAAAMLGASIHYPLRGAVTWKSIVGTNVAADALSNLSSPGVTGGVLIVVGEDYGEGASVIQERTHAYALKSSMCLLDPRPDLGVMVRMVEEGFRLSETSNMPCLMELRIRTCHVRGSFDCKDNIAPAVSTRALMTEPAGFDYMRLAHPPVTFRHEKLKGDERIPAARRYIVEHGLNELIPGQRHADLGIVVQGGLYNALIRSLQQQGLADAFGETDIPILVLNVTYPLVPEQVADFCIGKRAVLVVEEGQPEYIEQDIATLLRRRDIQTPLHGKDMLPAAGEYGVEVLSGGIGVFAAKYIEAGEALSSAQAWLAGNRERREAVARQLTAPLPNRPPSFCIGCPERPVFSALKLAQQETGPVHIAADIGCHAFGTFEPFSMGHSILGYGMSLASRAGVAPMMNRRTLSIMGDGGFWHNGLLTGVQSALFNDDDAVLLIFKNGYTSATGTQDIISTPDDETKERAVDKQQSLVDKNQTIEATLTGLGVKWMRTVTTYDVERMRKTLTEALTSDFNGLKVVIAEGECQLERQRRIKPWIAGLLKKGERVVRVKYGVDEDVCNGDHACIRLSGCPTLTLKDNPDPLKVDPVATVIDGCVGCGLCGANAHAATLCPSFYRAEVVQNPKWHERLMHGLRGAVVRALQPA; from the coding sequence CTCCTGCAGTCGGGCGTGGCCTACGTGGGCGGCTACCAAGGCGCGCCCGTCTCGCACCTGCTCGACGTGATGGTCCAGGGCAAGGCCTATATGGACGAACTCGGCGTGCACGTCGAGGCCTGTTCGAACGAGGCCTCGGCCGCGGCGATGCTCGGCGCCTCCATCCACTATCCGCTGCGCGGCGCGGTCACCTGGAAGTCCATCGTCGGCACCAACGTGGCCGCCGATGCGCTGTCGAACCTCTCCTCGCCGGGCGTGACCGGCGGCGTGCTGATCGTGGTGGGCGAGGACTACGGCGAAGGCGCCAGCGTGATCCAGGAACGCACGCATGCCTATGCGCTCAAGTCGAGCATGTGCCTGCTCGATCCGCGGCCCGACCTCGGCGTGATGGTGCGCATGGTGGAAGAAGGCTTCCGCCTTTCCGAGACCTCGAACATGCCCTGCCTGATGGAACTGCGCATCCGCACCTGCCACGTGCGCGGCAGCTTCGATTGCAAGGACAACATCGCGCCCGCTGTCTCCACGCGCGCACTGATGACCGAGCCCGCGGGCTTCGACTACATGCGCCTCGCGCATCCGCCCGTCACCTTCCGCCACGAGAAGCTCAAGGGCGACGAACGCATTCCGGCGGCACGACGCTACATCGTCGAGCACGGACTCAACGAGCTGATACCCGGCCAGCGCCATGCAGACCTGGGCATCGTGGTGCAGGGCGGGCTCTACAACGCGCTGATCCGCAGCCTGCAGCAACAAGGCCTGGCCGATGCATTCGGCGAGACGGACATCCCGATCCTCGTGCTCAACGTGACCTATCCGCTGGTGCCCGAACAGGTAGCCGACTTCTGCATCGGCAAGCGCGCGGTGCTGGTGGTGGAAGAAGGCCAGCCCGAGTACATCGAGCAGGACATCGCGACGCTCCTGCGCCGGCGCGACATCCAGACGCCGCTGCACGGCAAGGACATGCTGCCCGCGGCCGGCGAGTACGGCGTCGAGGTGCTGTCGGGCGGCATCGGCGTCTTCGCCGCGAAGTACATCGAGGCCGGCGAAGCGTTGTCGTCCGCACAGGCCTGGCTCGCGGGCAACCGCGAACGCCGCGAGGCCGTCGCGCGACAGCTCACGGCGCCGCTGCCCAACCGCCCGCCGAGCTTCTGCATCGGCTGCCCCGAGCGCCCCGTGTTCTCCGCGCTCAAGCTTGCGCAGCAGGAGACGGGGCCGGTGCACATCGCGGCCGACATCGGCTGCCACGCCTTCGGCACCTTCGAACCGTTCTCGATGGGCCACTCGATCCTCGGCTACGGCATGAGCCTCGCGAGCCGTGCGGGTGTCGCGCCGATGATGAACCGCCGCACGCTGTCGATCATGGGCGACGGCGGCTTCTGGCACAACGGCCTGCTCACCGGCGTGCAGAGCGCGCTCTTCAACGACGACGATGCGGTGCTGCTGATCTTCAAGAACGGCTACACCTCGGCCACAGGCACGCAGGACATCATCTCCACGCCCGACGACGAGACGAAGGAACGCGCCGTCGACAAGCAGCAGAGCCTGGTCGACAAGAACCAGACCATCGAGGCCACGCTCACGGGCCTGGGCGTGAAGTGGATGCGCACCGTGACCACCTACGACGTGGAGCGCATGCGCAAGACGCTGACCGAGGCGCTCACGAGCGACTTCAACGGCCTGAAGGTGGTGATCGCCGAGGGCGAGTGCCAGCTCGAGCGGCAGCGGCGCATCAAGCCGTGGATCGCCGGGCTGCTGAAGAAAGGCGAGCGCGTGGTACGCGTGAAGTACGGCGTCGATGAAGACGTGTGCAACGGCGACCATGCGTGCATCCGCCTCTCGGGCTGCCCGACGCTCACGCTCAAGGACAACCCCGATCCGCTGAAAGTCGACCCGGTCGCCACCGTGATCGACGGCTGCGTGGGCTGCGGCCTGTGCGGCGCGAACGCGCATGCCGCCACGCTGTGCCCGAGCTTCTATCGCGCCGAGGTGGTGCAGAACCCGAAATGGCATGAACGACTGATGCACGGCCTGCGCGGTGCAGTGGTTCGCGCATTGCAACCCGCATGA